CGCGGCCTAAACCAAGCACCTGACGGGACGCGCGGATGAACATCGACGAACAGGCCGCGGTCAACGCCGACATCTACCGCTTCGCCCAGGGCTACCTGCAGAAGCGCGGCTGGTTCGCGAGCCTGGGCGGCATTCCGCGCAATAACGAGGGCGTGGTCCCCTGGATCACCTACCCAGCCTATATCCAGCTCAAGCGGATCATCCGCCCCGACTTCAAGGTGTTCGAGTACGGCTGCGGCGGCTCGTCCCTCTGGTGGGCCAACAATGTCGCCGCGGTCACCAGTGTCGAGCATGACAAGGCCTGGGGCGAAAACGTCTCCAACGCCGCCCAGCCGAACCTGACGGTCATCGTCCGCGAGATGGGGGAGGCCGCCGACGCCGAGCGCATCGACGCCGTGGCCCCGTTCTTCGCCGCCCCCCCGGAACTGCCGCTCTCGCACAGCGACGAGCACAACATCATGCACGGTCTGATCTCGGAGACCTTCATCGCCTACGCCACCGAGATCATGGCGTTCCCGAAGGAATATTTCGACGTCATCGTCGTGGATGGGATGGCGCGCGCGCTCAGCGCCTGGATGGCTATCCAGTATCTCAAGCCCGGCGGCATCATCGTTTTCGATAACTCCGACCGCTGGCAGTACAACGGCGCCTACCGGATGCTGAGCGCCGCCGGCTTCCGCCGCATCGACTATTACGGCCCCGGTCCGGTGAACAAGATCGAGTGGTGCACCTCGCTGTTTGTCCGCGACCTGAACGTCTTCGACGCCAGCATCGACAGCCCCCACGGCGACTGCGACCTGGGCTGGTAGGCGGGCGCGCCGCGGCCAAACAGCGCCAACGTCGTCGGCCGCTTGCCCCACTAGGCAGAATCGAGTCCTGCCGACCGGGTCGTGAGTTTCCCCCCGGCAAGTCGTGCCGAGGCGGCAAATCATCCCTGGTATGATTAATGCGGCCTTCGGTGGCCGCTCATATTAATCAATAAAAACAGCAGCTTAAAAAGTGAACGCGGACCCCAAACTGGCCCGCCGCTTGCGAGAGTGTCGGCAAGGCGAAAAACCCGCCCCGCAGGCAAAAGCCGCAAACTCTCTCCCGACCAGAATGGAAGGATCCCAAATGCCGTATAATTCGGTGAATACCAACGTGGGCGCGATGATCGCGCTCCAAAACCTCAATGCGACCAACTCCGATCTGTCGATGACTCAAAACCGGATCAATACTGGCAAGAAGGTGGCTAACGCCAAGGACAACGGCGCTATCTGGGCGATCGCTCAGAACCAGCGCGCGGCGTCCGGGTCGTTGAACGCCGTCCGGGATTCGCTGCAACGCAGCCAGTCCACGGTCGACGTCGCCATCGCTGGTGGGGAAACGGTTTCGGATCTTCTGCTTCAGATGAAGGAAAAGGCTCTGGCTGCGTCCGATAGCAGTCTGGACGGCGCGTCGCGCAATGCCCTGAACGAAGACTTCATGGCCCTGCGCGACCAGATCCAGAAAGCTGTCAACAACGCGGCGTTCAACGGCGTGAATATGTTGAACGGAGCCGGTGTGGGCGGCGCGGTGACGATCTCGGCCCTCGCCGATGAGTCTGGGCAATCCAGGCTCACGGTCTTGGCTCAGGATATGTCGCTCGGCTCGCCCACAAGCGCTGTGGCTTTGATCGCGACGGATTCAATTGGGACCCAAACAGGCGCGGCCGCCATGATCACGACGATCGGGACTTCCATTGCGAATGTCTCGACCGCTCTGTCAAAGCTGGGCACGGGTTCCAAGTCGCTCGCAAACCACATGACCTTCATCAACAAGCTACAGGACGCGGTCGATGCCGGCGTGGGCAACCTCGTCGACGCCGACCTCGCCAAGGAGAGCGCAAGGCTCACCTCGCTGCAGACGAAGCAGCAACTCGGTGTCCAAGCGCTGTCGATTGCCAATCAAATGCCGCAGACGATTATGTCTCTGTTCCGCGGCGGTTAGGTTGGTCGCAGCGCCGGGCGGGCCCTCCCCCCACAGGGGGAACCCGCCCGGCGAGCTCTTTGAACTGCTGGGCGCCGTTTGCCGCATGAGGTCGGCAATTTCTGCCCAAGCGCGGTTGAGGTAGGCAAGTCCTGCCGAGCGCAAACGTCCCTAACAAGGGTTTAATCCAACCATTTCAATATCTTATGGCGGGCCAATAGCCCGTGGGCGTTCCGGCTGAGGTGGCCCGAAACTTGCTTTTAACCACGTGGGCAAAATGCCTACGGTCAGCAAAATGCAGACCGGTGACCTGAGAACAAGGACACCTCTGATGCCGAATAGCGTCAATACCAACGTCGGGGCGATGATCGCCCTGCAAAACCTCAACATGACCAACTCCGACTTGATGACGGTCCAGAACCGCATCAACACCGGCAAGAAGATCGCTTCCGCCAAGGACAACGGCGCCATCTGGGCCATCGCCCAGAACCAGCGTGCGACCTCCGGCTCCCTGAACGCGGTCAAGGACTCCCTGCAACGCTCGCAATCGACCGTCGATGTCGCCATCGCCGGCGGTGAGGCCGTGTCCGATCTGCTCCTGCAGATGAAGGAAAAGGCCCTGGCCGCCTCCGACTCCAGCCTCGACACCGCTTCGCGGACCGCCCTGAACGAAGACTTCAAGGCTCTGCGCGACCAGATCGGCAAGTCGGTCTCCAACGCGACGTTCAACGGTGTGAACATGATCAACTCGGGCGGCACCACCATCGCGGCCCTGGCCAATGACGACGGCAGCTCCAAGCTGACCGTCTCGGCTCAGGACCTGTCTCTCGGGAGCACCATCCTGGGCGGCGGCTCTGGCCTCACGGCGACGTCCTCGATCGGCACGCAGACCACCGCGGGCGCTATGATCACCACCATCGGCACCGCCATCGGCGCCGTTTCCACCGCTCTGTCGAAGCTCGGCACGGGGTCCAAGTCCATCGGGGCCCACCTGACCTTCATCAACAAGCTGCAGGACTCGATCGACGCCGGGGTGGGCAACCTCGTCGACGCCGACCTGGCCAAGGAAAGCGCACGCCTCACCTCGCTGCAGACCAAGCAGCAGCTCGGTGTCCAGGCGCTCTCGATCGCCAACAGCTCCTCTTCGGGTCTGCTCAGCCTCTTCCGCGGCTAGGGCAGGCGCGCGAGGCGGAAACGCCTCGTCACCGGCCGGACCTGGCGGGGAGGGCGAAGACATCCTCCCCGCCGATTTCGGTCAAACAGGGACGTTCACGGGCCAGTCCCGTCAACGAAGGGAGACATGGAAACCAAGGCTACAAATCTGGCGGCCATCACCGACCAAAACCTCAATCAGCAATCGCATCAGCATCCCGCCGCGCCCGAAGCCGCCCCTCGCGCGGTCAAGATCGCCGAAGGGGCCGAAGACCAGGCGGATATTCGGCTGATCAT
The sequence above is drawn from the Phenylobacterium glaciei genome and encodes:
- a CDS encoding class I SAM-dependent methyltransferase — its product is MNIDEQAAVNADIYRFAQGYLQKRGWFASLGGIPRNNEGVVPWITYPAYIQLKRIIRPDFKVFEYGCGGSSLWWANNVAAVTSVEHDKAWGENVSNAAQPNLTVIVREMGEAADAERIDAVAPFFAAPPELPLSHSDEHNIMHGLISETFIAYATEIMAFPKEYFDVIVVDGMARALSAWMAIQYLKPGGIIVFDNSDRWQYNGAYRMLSAAGFRRIDYYGPGPVNKIEWCTSLFVRDLNVFDASIDSPHGDCDLGW
- a CDS encoding flagellin, giving the protein MPYNSVNTNVGAMIALQNLNATNSDLSMTQNRINTGKKVANAKDNGAIWAIAQNQRAASGSLNAVRDSLQRSQSTVDVAIAGGETVSDLLLQMKEKALAASDSSLDGASRNALNEDFMALRDQIQKAVNNAAFNGVNMLNGAGVGGAVTISALADESGQSRLTVLAQDMSLGSPTSAVALIATDSIGTQTGAAAMITTIGTSIANVSTALSKLGTGSKSLANHMTFINKLQDAVDAGVGNLVDADLAKESARLTSLQTKQQLGVQALSIANQMPQTIMSLFRGG
- a CDS encoding flagellin; translation: MPNSVNTNVGAMIALQNLNMTNSDLMTVQNRINTGKKIASAKDNGAIWAIAQNQRATSGSLNAVKDSLQRSQSTVDVAIAGGEAVSDLLLQMKEKALAASDSSLDTASRTALNEDFKALRDQIGKSVSNATFNGVNMINSGGTTIAALANDDGSSKLTVSAQDLSLGSTILGGGSGLTATSSIGTQTTAGAMITTIGTAIGAVSTALSKLGTGSKSIGAHLTFINKLQDSIDAGVGNLVDADLAKESARLTSLQTKQQLGVQALSIANSSSSGLLSLFRG
- a CDS encoding flagellar protein FlaG, with product METKATNLAAITDQNLNQQSHQHPAAPEAAPRAVKIAEGAEDQADIRLIIEEQGGTYVYKTVDRRTGDIVAQYPREELLKMREEDDYAAGSVIRAKV